The genomic interval cgagtcccagtaccccgaagaaggtgagtgacccacccgagctcctcctcgtcttccccttgattccttcctcaagattcctgccctgtcctcacctggcacaacccccagcccggccctcaccgcttctcaggaaacgtccctgttcccagcctcctccatcctctcccctgacccggacagagctccactgtgatctccctgttgtccttccagatgcccaaggtgggcaagagaggaaaagcaggtcctggagggagaggagggaagaaacatgccgctgggaaaaagatggcagccgtgggagcccctgaggcagggagcgggccagcaccacccgggcccagccagccgccgagccaggagcttcctccatgcaaagtgcctgtgaaggaggagccagtgggcgagcccgacccactgagccaggagacccagctggaggatccactgagacaggagacccagctggaggagccactgagtgacgtgatgaccgtctccacctcgtcggagccactgagtgacgtgatgaccgtctccacctcgtcggatccaccgagtgacgtgatgaccgtctccatCTCGTCCCTCAGCAGCGACTAAGTTCAGGCCCAGCTGCCAGGAGACTCGGAGATCTCACCAGCGCAGGGGGCGCCCCCATGCTGATGTCAATAA from Callithrix jacchus isolate 240 chromosome X, calJac240_pri, whole genome shotgun sequence carries:
- the LOC144581042 gene encoding variable charge X-linked protein 3-like codes for the protein MAPKKRASGPPAEAGETRKRKSSSESSPSTPKKMPKVGKRGKAGPGGRGGKKHAAGKKMAAVGAPEAGSGPAPPGPSQPPSQELPPCKVPVKEEPVGEPDPLSQETQLEDPLRQETQLEEPLSDVMTVSTSSEPLSDVMTVSTSSDPPSDVMTVSISSLSSD